One genomic segment of Hordeum vulgare subsp. vulgare chromosome 2H, MorexV3_pseudomolecules_assembly, whole genome shotgun sequence includes these proteins:
- the LOC123425074 gene encoding xylulose kinase 2 translates to MVGRSSLPDGALFLGLDSSTQSVKATVLSNELIIVASETVNFDSELPHYKTEGGVYRDPTDDGRIYSPTIMWVEALELLLEKLKPKINFSKVVAVSGSGQQHGSVYWKNGSQAVLSSLDPGKSLVSQLKDAFSTMDSPIWMDSSTTKQCREIENAVGGALELSKLTGSRAYERFTGPQIRKIYQTAPHIYENTERISLVSSFMASILVGCYASIDETDGAGMNLMDINKRTWSKVVLEATAPDLEQKLGNLAPAYAAAGRISSYFVERHQFDKNCLVIQWSGDNPNSLAGLTLNTPGDLAISLGTSDTVFGITAEAKPSLEGHVFPNPVEPDGYMVMLCYKNGSLTREDVRNQCAEKSWDIFNSYLEKTPPLNGGRLGFYYKDHEILPPLPVGFHRYIVENFNDASSENLTEREVQEFDPQSEVRAIVEGQMLSMRGHAERFGMPNPPKRIIATGGASSNESILKLIAQIFGCPVFTVERPDSASLGAALRAAHGWLCKEEGGFVPISRMYMGNLEKTSLGAKLAVPAPEEEGRELLKKYTALARKRMEIERRLVEKIGRA, encoded by the exons GTCTGTGAAAGCTACTGTGCTCAGCAATGAGTTAATAATAGTCGCTTCTGAAACTGTTAATTTTGACTCTGAGTTACCGCACTACAAAACCGAGGGTGGGGTTTACAGAGATCCTACAGATGACGGCCGTATTTATTCACCAACCATAATGTGGGTGGAGGCTTTGGAACTGCTGCTTGAGAAACTAAAACCGAAGATCAACTTCAGTAAGGTTGTGGCCGTTTCTGGGAGTGGGCAACAACATGGCAGCGTTTACTGGAAGAACGGCAGTCAAGCTGTGCTGTCTTCCCTGGATCCTGGTAAGAGCTTGGTATCCCAGCTTAAGGATGCCTTTTCTACCATGGACTCGCCAATATGGATGGACAGTAGCACTACCAAGCAGTGCAGAGAAATAGAAAATGCTGTTGGAGGAGCATTGGAGTTATCTAAGCTGACAGGGTCTCGTGCGTATGAGAGATTCACTGGGCCCCAGATACGAAAGATCTACCAAACAGCACCACATATTTATGAAAATACCGAGAGAATATCTTTGGTGAGCTCATTCATGGCATCTATCCTTGTTGGATGCTATGCAAGTATTGATGAAACTGATGGCGCTGGGATGAACTTGATGGATATAAACAAGAGGACCTGGTCAAAAGTTGTTTTAGAG GCCACTGCTCCTGATCTTGAACAGAAGCTGGGAAATCTGGCACCGGCATATGCAGCTGCAGGTCGAATTtcttcatattttgtagaaag GCATCAGTTTGACAAGAACTGTTTGGTTATTCAGTGGTCAGGTGACAATCCCAATAGCCTGGCAG GTTTAACACTGAATACACCTGGAGATCTTGCAATCAGCCTTGGTACTAGTGACACA GTTTTTGGGATTACTGCCGAAGCTAAACCAAGCCTTGAAGGCCATGTTTTTCCCAACCCTGTTGAACCGGATGGTTACATGGTGATGCTATGTTACAAAAATGGCTCATTGACCCGGGAAG ATGTGCGGAATCAGTGTGCAGAAAAATCGTGGGATATTTTCAACAGCTACCTAGAGAAAACACCCCCTCTGAATG GTGGTAGGTTAGGATTCTACTACAAAGACCATGAAATCCTGCCTCCTCTTCCAG TTGGTTTTCACCGGTACATTGTCGAGAATTTCAACGACGCCTCCTCTGAAAATCTGACAGAGCGTGAGGTGCAAGAATTTGATCCACAATCTGAG GTCCGTGCCATCGTCGAGGGTCAGATGCTGTCGATGCGAGGGCATGCTGAGCGGTTTGGCATGCCCAATCCCCCGAAGAGGATCATAGCAACCGGTGGGGCATCCTCCAACGAGAGCATCCTCAAGTTGATCGCACAAATCTTTGGCTGCCCTGTCTTCACAGTTGAGAGACCGG ATTCGGCCTCACTGGGTGCAGCCCTGAGAGCCGCCCACGGATGGCTGTGCAAGGAGGAAGGAGGCTTTGTTCCCATCTCCCGCATGTACATGGGCAACCTGGAGAAGACCTCGCTGGGCGCAAAGCTGGCGGTCCCGGCGCCCGAGGAGGAGGGCAGGGAGCTCCTGAAGAAGTACACCGCGCTCGCGAGGAAGAGGATGGAGATCGAGAGACGGCTGGTGGAGAAGATCGGGCGTGCGTAG